A genome region from Pleurocapsa minor HA4230-MV1 includes the following:
- a CDS encoding AAA family ATPase translates to MITLRGYQVLTKIYESFNSEVYQGIHCADNQPVILKVLKQDYPTSQELARYRQEYKTICSLKFEGAIKAYGLEPYGRSLVIILEDFGAVSLKKWVESKSLTLREFLAIAIEIVENLGKVHAAKVIHKDINPANIVLNPATGELKIIDFGIATILQQENPRLKDAHLLEGTLAYISPEQTGRMNRSLDYRSDLYSLGVTFYELLTKQLPFETTDALELIHSHLAKEPLPPHQINPDIPVVISKLILKLMAKTSEEGYQSADGVQADLAECLRQLETTGKITDFAIATQDVANRFYISQKLYGRESEISILLEAFERVAATSISQTELMLVMGYSGVGKTTLVQELYQPITEKQGYFISGKFAQFQRNTPYSAVVDALTDLVKQLLGESTLRLNRWRKKLLNALGLNGQLIINVIPEVELIIGQQPALSELAATAAQNRFNLVFKNFIRVFCSEKHPLVIFLDDLQWADSASLKLIERIMIDADFSYLFLIGSYRHNEINAIHPLTITLDKLRREGAIVNQIILKPLAINQIEQLIADTLNQAREYVRSLAELVWQKTNGNPFFINEFLKSIYADNLLVFNPAQYSVNEAKNHRGYWQWDLKKIERISSTDNLVEFMIGKMRKLPQSTQEILSLAACIGAEFDLDTISMICGKSAESLFENLTPTINTGLTIPLSELDERLLIQNYKFGHDRIQQGAYNLIDEAQKRSIHLQIGRLLWSHTPAEELAEKIFKIVDHLNLGQQLISDRSQRTEIAQLNLLAGQKAKAANAYDAALKYLKLGQEFLTDESWLTNYNLILALYSEAAEVAYLNGDFEQMEHFASVVQQQAQTLLDRVKVYQVQLEAYQAQNQDLTAIQMALTLLENLEFTFSQSPQLLDIQQELAKTQTNLAGKEIEDLINLPQMIDPEKLAVMQIASSIFSSIFIAAPQLLPILVSKQVNLSIQSGNSSLSAFAYVNYGLILCGVVGEIETGYRFGRLALNLADQLRTPELLPKIIAVFSTAISIWQEPVRNSLASLQSAYQIGLEMGDLYYGTTCAYIYSFHSAFVGKELTQLAAEIAAYDRAFSKLKQQNTLNYLKIYGQTVLNLMGCSQSPYRLLGELYDEEVMLPLHQSANDRYALCALYVNKLYLCCLFGEYHQAVANANQAQEYLDGATATLLIPLFNYYDTLAHLGIYSSVSICQQQQILLRVAARKTKMQEWADHAPMNYLHKLYLIQAEQYRIQGCYLEAIDFYDRAIAEAREHKYINEEAFANELAAKFYLDWGKVKIAPVYLNEAQYLYSLWGATAKVEDLQTKYPQFLSLWGPTTSTTEKLRTTTSNTRSGEVLDLATIIKASQAISSEIVLDKLLARLMKILIESAGAQIGCLILETEGKLLIEASGSVDANEVTVVKSLPIRGCLPTSIINYVARTQKTVLKNNATRESDFNQDPYLKSHPIKSLLCTPLMDQGKLRGIVYLENNLIVGAFTQERLEILQVLSSQAAIAITNAKLYTELQENQSRLAQFLEAMPVGVSVHELTGEVYYANQIAKTLAHESNAPAHITTEQIAEVYRVYQAGTEQLYPVAELPIARALAGETVKKDDLELHLTNEIMPLEVSATPIFDETGKIKYAIAAFADISERKHLEAERIQFTHKLELKNIALQQAKDELALANRTLEQKVQERTYELSQTLEILKATQAELLFENELLKNAEPDATFDYQVGGSLPMDAPTYVVRSADRSLYKALKQGEFCYVLNPRQMGKSSLMVHMMHHLQHEGFSCGAIDLTRIGSENITPEQWYKGLTVELWRSFGLLRKVKLKTWWQERIDISPVQRLSQFIEEVLLVEVGQQDPAMPQKIVIFIDEIDSVLGLNFPVNDFFALIRSCYNQRSLNQEYQRLTFAFFGVATPSDLMTDIQTTPFNIGQAIQLEGFKEHEAQPLLQGLSEKVSNPQTVLKEVLAWTSGQPFLTQKLCKLIRSTSSSIPSNTEAAWIENLVQTKIIANWESQDEPEHLRTIRDRLLKSKQSVQLLELYRQILHQTEVVAVNSSAERELLLSGLVVKQQGILKVQNRIYQSIFI, encoded by the coding sequence ATGATAACTTTGCGGGGCTATCAAGTTCTCACCAAAATCTACGAAAGCTTTAACTCAGAAGTCTATCAGGGTATTCACTGTGCAGATAATCAGCCTGTGATCCTCAAAGTATTAAAACAAGACTATCCTACTTCCCAAGAACTTGCCCGCTATCGACAGGAATATAAAACCATTTGCAGCCTTAAGTTTGAGGGGGCAATCAAGGCTTACGGTCTAGAGCCTTATGGTAGAAGCTTAGTGATTATCCTCGAAGATTTTGGGGCTGTATCTTTAAAAAAATGGGTTGAGTCAAAGTCTTTAACACTCCGAGAATTTCTGGCGATCGCGATCGAGATTGTGGAAAATTTGGGTAAGGTTCATGCAGCTAAGGTTATTCACAAAGACATTAATCCAGCCAATATTGTCTTGAACCCCGCCACAGGAGAACTCAAAATCATTGATTTTGGCATTGCTACTATCCTTCAGCAGGAAAATCCACGTCTGAAAGATGCTCATTTGCTTGAGGGTACTTTAGCCTATATTTCCCCCGAACAAACGGGGCGAATGAACCGTAGTTTAGATTACCGCAGCGATCTTTATTCTCTGGGGGTCACTTTTTACGAACTGCTCACCAAACAATTGCCTTTTGAGACAACTGATGCTTTAGAGTTGATCCACTCTCATCTAGCAAAAGAACCATTACCTCCCCATCAGATTAATCCCGATATTCCTGTAGTTATTTCTAAGTTAATCCTCAAATTGATGGCGAAAACTTCCGAGGAGGGATATCAAAGTGCCGATGGTGTTCAAGCAGATTTAGCAGAATGTTTAAGACAACTAGAAACTACAGGCAAAATCACAGATTTTGCGATCGCCACTCAAGATGTAGCTAATAGATTTTATATTTCTCAAAAACTCTATGGTCGAGAGTCAGAAATCTCTATTTTACTAGAAGCATTTGAGCGAGTGGCAGCAACATCAATTTCTCAAACCGAACTAATGCTGGTTATGGGATATTCTGGCGTGGGGAAAACAACCTTAGTACAAGAACTTTATCAACCCATCACTGAGAAACAGGGTTATTTTATCTCGGGCAAATTTGCTCAATTTCAGCGCAATACTCCTTATTCTGCGGTAGTCGATGCCTTGACTGATTTAGTCAAACAACTTTTAGGGGAAAGTACCCTTAGACTCAATCGCTGGCGTAAAAAGCTTTTAAACGCATTAGGCCTAAATGGTCAATTAATCATTAATGTTATTCCCGAAGTCGAACTAATTATTGGTCAGCAGCCAGCGTTATCAGAATTAGCAGCCACAGCAGCTCAAAATCGCTTTAATTTAGTTTTTAAAAACTTTATTCGGGTTTTTTGCTCTGAGAAACATCCTTTAGTGATCTTTTTGGATGATTTACAGTGGGCAGACTCTGCCAGTCTAAAATTGATCGAGCGCATCATGATCGATGCCGATTTTAGCTATCTGTTCTTGATCGGCTCCTATCGCCATAATGAGATTAACGCTATTCATCCCTTGACCATTACCCTAGACAAATTGCGCCGAGAAGGAGCAATAGTCAATCAAATTATTTTAAAGCCTTTGGCTATTAATCAGATTGAGCAATTAATTGCCGATACCCTCAATCAAGCCAGAGAATATGTGCGATCGCTTGCCGAATTAGTCTGGCAAAAAACTAACGGCAATCCTTTTTTTATTAATGAATTTCTCAAAAGCATCTATGCAGATAATTTGCTGGTATTTAATCCTGCTCAATATTCTGTTAATGAAGCTAAAAACCATCGAGGATACTGGCAATGGGATCTTAAAAAAATTGAAAGAATTAGCAGTACCGATAATCTGGTCGAGTTTATGATCGGCAAAATGCGGAAATTGCCTCAATCTACTCAAGAGATATTGAGTCTAGCAGCCTGCATTGGGGCAGAATTTGACTTGGACACTATCTCGATGATCTGTGGCAAATCGGCTGAATCGCTGTTTGAAAATTTAACCCCCACGATTAATACAGGTTTAACTATTCCTCTATCAGAATTAGATGAGCGATTACTAATTCAAAATTATAAATTTGGACACGATCGCATTCAACAAGGAGCTTATAATTTAATTGATGAAGCACAAAAGCGATCTATTCATCTTCAAATTGGTCGTTTACTTTGGTCACATACTCCAGCCGAGGAGTTAGCCGAAAAGATCTTTAAAATTGTCGATCATCTTAATCTAGGACAGCAACTGATTAGCGATCGCTCACAGCGCACTGAAATTGCTCAACTAAACTTATTGGCAGGGCAAAAAGCTAAGGCAGCCAACGCTTATGATGCAGCACTCAAATATCTCAAGCTCGGTCAAGAATTCTTAACGGATGAAAGCTGGTTGACTAATTACAATCTGATCCTGGCTCTTTATTCTGAGGCAGCAGAGGTAGCCTATTTAAATGGCGATTTTGAGCAGATGGAACATTTCGCTTCAGTGGTGCAGCAACAGGCTCAAACCTTGTTAGATCGAGTCAAGGTTTATCAAGTGCAGCTCGAAGCTTACCAGGCACAAAATCAAGACTTAACCGCAATTCAAATGGCTCTAACTCTGCTGGAAAATTTAGAGTTTACCTTTTCCCAGTCGCCTCAATTATTAGACATTCAACAAGAACTAGCCAAAACGCAAACAAATTTGGCTGGCAAAGAGATTGAGGATTTAATTAACTTACCTCAAATGATCGATCCAGAAAAATTAGCTGTCATGCAGATAGCTAGTTCGATTTTCTCTTCGATCTTTATTGCTGCGCCTCAACTACTACCAATACTGGTGTCTAAGCAAGTTAATTTATCGATTCAATCGGGAAATAGTTCCTTATCTGCTTTTGCTTATGTTAACTATGGGCTAATTCTTTGTGGTGTAGTGGGTGAAATTGAAACAGGCTATCGATTTGGACGGCTGGCTTTAAATCTTGCCGATCAATTACGCACACCAGAACTATTGCCTAAAATAATCGCTGTATTTTCTACGGCAATTAGTATCTGGCAAGAACCAGTCAGAAACTCATTAGCATCTCTGCAATCTGCCTATCAAATCGGCTTAGAAATGGGCGACTTATACTATGGAACTACATGCGCCTATATCTATTCGTTTCATTCAGCTTTTGTCGGCAAAGAACTTACTCAATTAGCAGCAGAAATAGCAGCTTACGATCGCGCTTTTAGTAAACTCAAACAGCAAAATACGCTTAATTATCTCAAAATTTACGGTCAAACTGTCTTAAATTTAATGGGTTGCTCTCAAAGTCCCTACCGTTTGCTGGGGGAACTTTATGATGAAGAAGTAATGCTTCCCCTGCACCAGTCGGCAAACGATCGCTATGCTCTTTGTGCTTTATACGTTAACAAATTATATCTGTGTTGTCTGTTTGGCGAATACCATCAGGCAGTAGCCAACGCCAATCAAGCCCAAGAGTATTTAGATGGAGCAACAGCAACCTTACTTATTCCTCTATTCAATTATTATGATACTTTAGCCCATTTAGGTATTTACAGTTCTGTGTCAATTTGCCAGCAGCAGCAAATATTGCTCCGAGTTGCTGCCCGTAAAACTAAAATGCAGGAGTGGGCAGATCATGCCCCCATGAATTATTTGCACAAGTTGTACTTAATCCAAGCAGAACAATATCGCATTCAAGGCTGCTATCTTGAGGCAATAGATTTTTACGATCGCGCCATCGCTGAAGCTAGAGAACATAAATATATCAATGAAGAAGCTTTTGCCAACGAACTGGCAGCCAAGTTTTATTTAGACTGGGGTAAAGTTAAAATTGCCCCAGTTTATTTAAATGAAGCACAGTATCTTTATTCTCTTTGGGGAGCAACCGCCAAGGTTGAAGATTTGCAAACCAAATACCCACAGTTTTTAAGCCTTTGGGGCCCTACTACTTCGACGACAGAAAAGTTGAGAACTACTACTTCCAACACTCGTTCAGGAGAAGTCTTAGACTTAGCCACGATCATCAAAGCATCTCAAGCAATCTCCAGCGAGATAGTTTTGGATAAATTACTCGCCAGACTAATGAAAATTTTGATTGAGAGTGCGGGGGCGCAAATTGGCTGCCTGATTTTAGAAACCGAGGGGAAACTGCTAATCGAGGCATCTGGTTCGGTGGATGCCAATGAGGTGACGGTGGTTAAGTCGCTTCCCATTCGCGGCTGCCTGCCGACATCAATCATTAACTATGTTGCTCGTACCCAAAAAACTGTACTAAAAAATAATGCCACCAGAGAGAGTGATTTTAATCAAGATCCTTATCTTAAATCCCATCCGATTAAATCTCTCTTGTGTACGCCACTAATGGATCAAGGTAAACTGCGGGGCATTGTCTATTTAGAAAACAATCTGATCGTCGGCGCATTTACCCAAGAAAGATTAGAAATTCTGCAAGTTTTATCCAGCCAAGCAGCGATCGCTATTACCAATGCCAAACTCTACACCGAGCTACAGGAAAATCAAAGCCGTCTGGCGCAATTTTTAGAAGCGATGCCTGTGGGAGTATCTGTTCACGAACTCACAGGGGAAGTTTATTATGCCAATCAAATAGCCAAGACGTTAGCGCATGAAAGCAATGCCCCAGCACACATTACAACTGAGCAAATAGCAGAAGTTTATCGAGTCTATCAAGCGGGAACCGAACAATTATATCCAGTAGCAGAATTGCCCATTGCCCGTGCGCTCGCTGGTGAAACGGTCAAAAAAGACGATCTTGAACTGCACTTGACTAATGAAATTATGCCGCTGGAAGTTTCTGCCACCCCAATTTTTGATGAAACGGGCAAGATTAAATATGCGATCGCCGCTTTTGCCGATATCAGCGAACGTAAACACCTAGAAGCGGAACGCATTCAGTTTACCCATAAACTTGAACTCAAGAACATCGCCTTGCAACAGGCAAAAGATGAATTAGCTTTGGCTAACCGCACCCTAGAACAAAAAGTGCAAGAACGCACCTATGAACTATCTCAAACTTTAGAAATTCTTAAAGCCACCCAAGCAGAATTATTGTTTGAAAACGAGTTACTTAAAAATGCCGAACCAGATGCTACTTTTGACTATCAAGTAGGGGGAAGTTTGCCGATGGATGCTCCTACCTATGTCGTGCGCTCGGCAGATCGTAGTCTTTACAAGGCTTTAAAACAGGGAGAGTTTTGTTATGTTCTCAATCCTCGGCAAATGGGCAAATCTAGCCTCATGGTACACATGATGCACCACCTCCAGCATGAAGGATTTAGCTGTGGGGCGATCGATCTGACCCGTATTGGGAGCGAAAATATTACCCCCGAACAATGGTATAAAGGCTTGACTGTCGAACTATGGCGCAGTTTTGGTTTACTCAGAAAGGTTAAGCTAAAAACTTGGTGGCAAGAACGAATAGATATTTCTCCCGTGCAGCGGTTGAGTCAATTTATCGAAGAAGTTTTGCTGGTTGAGGTGGGACAACAAGATCCCGCTATGCCACAAAAAATAGTAATTTTTATCGATGAAATTGATAGTGTCCTGGGCTTGAATTTCCCAGTCAATGACTTTTTTGCTTTAATTCGCTCCTGTTATAACCAGCGTAGTCTTAATCAAGAGTATCAACGTTTAACCTTTGCTTTTTTTGGCGTTGCTACCCCCTCAGATTTAATGACCGATATCCAGACAACTCCCTTTAATATTGGTCAGGCAATCCAACTAGAGGGTTTTAAAGAACATGAAGCACAGCCTCTACTGCAAGGACTCAGCGAAAAAGTAAGTAATCCCCAGACGGTGCTAAAAGAAGTATTAGCCTGGACGAGTGGTCAGCCTTTTTTGACGCAAAAGCTATGTAAACTGATTCGCAGTACTTCATCTTCTATTCCTAGCAACACAGAAGCCGCCTGGATTGAGAACTTAGTGCAAACCAAGATCATCGCCAATTGGGAATCTCAAGATGAGCCTGAACATCTAAGAACTATTCGCGATCGCCTGCTTAAAAGTAAACAGTCCGTCCAACTACTAGAGCTTTATCGCCAAATTTTGCATCAAACAGAGGTTGTCGCGGTTAATAGTTCAGCGGAAAGAGAATTATTGTTATCTGGGCTAGTCGTGAAGCAACAGGGAATTTTAAAAGTCCAAAATCGTATTTATCAATCAATCTTTATTTAA